A DNA window from Ctenopharyngodon idella isolate HZGC_01 chromosome 8, HZGC01, whole genome shotgun sequence contains the following coding sequences:
- the LOC127517461 gene encoding thyrotropin-releasing hormone receptor-like, translating to MRERRGEGFIGSELKRRRRKEKKRAGVCFLSRCCSSLEKKSFLLLDHPASRIFVETAEMGNTTMDNSTSTHPDRNSTMPENSLEVQVVTISLSLLICGVGIAGNVMVVLVVIRSKHMMTATNCYLVSLAVADLTVLLAAGLPNISEVVASWIYGYAGCVCITYLQYLGINVSSCSITAFTIERYIAICHSIKAQFICTVSRAKKIIACVWIFTSLYCIMWFFLVDTNETVYANGVVVRCGYRVSRNLYMPIYFLDFTLFYVVPLVVALVLYGLIARILFRDPLPMNLSEQRFSVHQGRRQSSVKVSCKTNSAATSRKQVTKMLAVVVVLFALLWMPYRTLVVVNSLMDPPYLNTWFLLFCRMCIYTNSAVNPIIYNAMSQKFRAAFKRLCDCKRRSDQGRAGKCTVSVYYSAIKEFSSESTAQRAEKKHDGMKTDTLDLSTLMSGASDS from the exons ATGAGAGAGCGGAGAGGAGAGGGATTCATTGGTAGTGAGttaaagaggaggaggagaaaagagaagaagagagcCGGGGTTTGTTTTCTCAGTAGATGCTGCAGCTCTCTGGAGAAGAAGTCGTTCCTCTTACTGGATCATCCAGCATCACG GATTTTTGTTGAGACGGCTGAAATGGGAAACACCACGATGGATAACAGCACCTCGACACATCCCGACAGAAACTCCACAATGCCGGAGAACTCGCTGGAGGTTCAGGTGGTCACCATATCTCTGTCACTGCTGATCTGCGGGGTGGGTATCGCTGGGAACGTCATGGTGGTTTTGGTGGTGATCCGTAGCAAGCACATGATGACTGCAACCAACTGCTACCTGGTGAGTCTGGCGGTGGCCGATCTGACCGTGCTGCTGGCTGCTGGCTTACCCAACATCTCTGAGGTCGTGGCTTCGTGGATCTACGGCTACGCCGGCTGCGTTTGCATCACGTACCTGCAGTACCTGGGCATTAATGTCTCATCTTGCTCCATCACGGCCTTCACCATCGAGCGCTACATCGCCATCTGCCACTCCATCAAAGCCCAGTTCATCTGCACCGTGTCACGAGCCAAGAAGATCATCGCCTGCGTTTGGATCTTCACGTCTCTGTACTGCATCATGTGGTTCTTCCTGGTGGACACAAATGAGACCGTTTATGCTAATGGCGTCGTGGTCCGGTGTGGCTATCGGGTGTCCAGGAACCTCTATATGCCCATATACTTCCTGGATTTCACCTTGTTTTATGTCGTTCCTCTTGTTGTGGCTTTGGTTCTGTACGGTCTGATCGCCAGGATTTTGTTTCGGGACCCACTGCCGATGAATCTGTCAGAGCAGAGGTTCTCCGTCCATCAGGGCCGACGGCAGAGTTCAGTGAAGGTGTCCTGTAAAACTAACAGTGCAGCGACATCCAGAAAACAG GTCACAAAGATGCTGGCGGTGGTGGTGGTTCTGTTCGCTCTCCTCTGGATGCCGTACCGGACTCTGGTGGTGGTGAATTCCCTCATGGACCCGCCGTATTTGAACACCTGGTTCCTGCTCTTCTGTCGCATGTGCATTTACACCAACAGCGCTGTCAACCCCATCATCTACAACGCCATGTCACAGAAGTTCCGTGCTGCTTTTAAGAGGCTCTGCGACTGTAAACGCAGGTCAGATCAGGGCAGAGCTGGAAAATGCACCGTAAGTGTTTACTACAGCGCCATAAAAGAATTCTCCAGTGAAAGCACTGCACAGAGAGCAGAGAAGAAACACGATGGTATGAAGACAGACACGCTTGATCTGAGCACATTAATGTCAGGAGCCTCTGATTCatga